The Microbacterium sp. Nx66 genome contains a region encoding:
- a CDS encoding DUF1349 domain-containing protein, whose product MPDSRIIDWTDGTWTHAPALTRIDGHLDATAIEGSDAWRHTAYGFVHDSEHALLAPLEVGEAIEVAFRAPWEGQFDQAGLFVRADDEHWIKAGVEFADGHLGLGAVVTAGRSDWSVGYVDDWRESEITVRVSRWADAMIVRARADDGPWRLVRVAPFAGDTAVSAGPFLAAPTRAGLTVRFTRWERSAADGDLH is encoded by the coding sequence ATGCCTGATTCACGCATCATCGACTGGACCGACGGCACCTGGACCCACGCCCCCGCGCTGACGCGCATCGACGGGCATCTCGACGCCACCGCGATCGAGGGCAGCGATGCCTGGCGTCACACCGCGTACGGCTTCGTGCACGACTCCGAGCATGCACTGCTCGCCCCGCTGGAGGTCGGTGAAGCGATCGAGGTCGCCTTCCGCGCGCCGTGGGAGGGGCAGTTCGACCAGGCGGGCCTCTTCGTCCGCGCCGATGACGAGCACTGGATCAAGGCGGGAGTCGAGTTCGCCGACGGCCACCTCGGCCTGGGCGCCGTCGTGACCGCCGGCCGCTCGGACTGGTCGGTCGGCTACGTCGACGACTGGCGCGAGAGCGAGATCACCGTCCGGGTCAGCCGCTGGGCGGACGCGATGATCGTGCGGGCCCGCGCGGACGACGGACCGTGGCGACTCGTCAGGGTGGCTCCCTTCGCCGGTGACACGGCCGTCTCCGCAGGACCGTTCCTCGCAGCACCCACCCGGGCGGGCCTGACCGTCCGGTTCACCCGGTGGGAGCGCTCGGCCGCCGACGGCGACCTGCACTGA
- the argH gene encoding argininosuccinate lyase — MAGSHEGTNEGALWGARFATGPSPELVELSRSTHFDWILAPYDIAGSHAHATALAAAGYLEPDEAARMHEGLDAVARKVADGTLQPLPTDEDVHGALEQALIGELGPELGGRLRAGRSRNDQIATLVRMYLIDHARVIARDLLRVIDALVAQAEAHPDAILPGRTHLQHAQPVLLAHHLQAHAWPLVRELERLVDWRRRAGVSPYGGGALAGSTLGLDPALVATELGLDRPAENSLDGTAARDVVAEFAFIAAMTGVDLSRLSEEIILWNTREFGFVTLDDGYSTGSSIMPQKKNPDIAELARGKSGRLIGNLSGLLATLKGLPLAYNRDLQEDKEPVFDSVQTLEVVLPAFAGMVATLRFHTERMAELAPQGFSLATDVAEWLVKRRVPFRDAHEISGALVRACEEQGIGLEDASDELLRSVSPHLVPAVREVLTIEGSVASRTGVGGTAPERVAEQRAELVARAQAAAHALGL; from the coding sequence ATGGCCGGCTCGCACGAAGGCACCAACGAGGGCGCGCTCTGGGGCGCGCGGTTCGCCACCGGTCCGTCGCCGGAGCTCGTCGAGCTGAGCCGTTCGACGCACTTCGACTGGATCCTCGCGCCGTACGACATCGCGGGTTCCCACGCGCATGCCACGGCGCTGGCCGCGGCGGGGTACCTCGAACCGGATGAGGCCGCCCGCATGCACGAGGGCCTCGACGCCGTAGCGCGCAAGGTCGCCGACGGCACCCTGCAGCCGCTGCCCACCGACGAGGACGTGCACGGTGCGCTCGAGCAGGCGCTGATCGGCGAGCTCGGTCCGGAGCTGGGCGGACGCCTCCGCGCCGGACGCAGCCGGAACGACCAGATCGCCACTCTCGTGCGGATGTACCTGATCGATCACGCCCGGGTGATCGCCCGTGACCTGCTGCGCGTGATCGATGCGCTCGTGGCGCAGGCCGAGGCACACCCCGACGCGATCCTGCCCGGACGCACGCACCTCCAGCACGCGCAGCCGGTGCTGCTCGCCCATCACCTCCAGGCTCACGCGTGGCCGCTGGTGCGCGAGCTCGAACGTCTCGTCGACTGGCGCCGGCGTGCCGGTGTCTCGCCGTACGGCGGGGGAGCGCTGGCGGGATCGACGCTGGGCCTCGACCCCGCCCTCGTGGCGACGGAGCTCGGTCTCGACCGGCCGGCGGAGAACTCCCTCGACGGGACGGCCGCGCGGGACGTCGTCGCGGAGTTCGCGTTCATCGCGGCGATGACGGGCGTCGACCTCTCCCGACTCTCCGAGGAGATCATCCTCTGGAACACCCGCGAGTTCGGCTTCGTCACCCTCGACGACGGCTACTCCACCGGATCCAGCATCATGCCGCAGAAGAAGAACCCGGACATCGCCGAGCTCGCGCGCGGCAAGTCCGGGCGTCTCATCGGCAACCTGTCCGGCCTGCTGGCGACGCTCAAGGGCCTGCCGCTCGCCTACAACCGCGATCTGCAGGAGGACAAGGAGCCGGTCTTCGACTCCGTGCAGACGCTCGAGGTCGTGCTGCCGGCGTTCGCGGGGATGGTCGCGACGCTGCGCTTCCACACGGAGCGCATGGCCGAGCTCGCCCCCCAGGGGTTCTCGCTGGCGACCGACGTCGCCGAGTGGCTGGTGAAGCGGCGGGTGCCGTTCCGCGATGCCCACGAGATCTCCGGAGCACTCGTGCGCGCCTGCGAGGAACAGGGGATCGGGCTGGAGGACGCCTCCGACGAGCTGCTGCGGTCGGTGTCGCCCCACCTCGTCCCCGCGGTGCGCGAGGTGCTCACGATCGAGGGATCCGTCGCGTCGCGCACGGGCGTCGGCGGCACCGCGCCCGAGCGGGTGGCCGAGCAGCGCGCGGAGCTCGTCGCCCGCGCGCAGGCCGCCGCGCACGCGCTCGGCCTGTAG
- the argF gene encoding ornithine carbamoyltransferase, with the protein MTRHLLRDDDLTPAEQAEILDLALELKKDRWADKSLAGPQTVAVIFDKSSTRTRVSFAVGIADLGGTPLIISTASSQLGGKETPSDTARVLERQVAAIVWRTYAQSGLEEMAAGTRVPVVNALSDDFHPCQLLADLLTIREHKGDLKGLTLTFFGDGQSNMAHSYALAGVTAGMHVRIASPEDYAPRADVIEAADRRAGETGGSITLFTDPVEAAAGADVVVTDTWVSMGKEEEKLARIRDLGGYKVTPETMELAHDDAIFIHCLPADRGYEVDSAVIDGPQSVVWDEAENRLHAQKALLVWLLGKKDA; encoded by the coding sequence ATGACCCGCCACCTGCTGCGCGACGACGATCTGACGCCCGCCGAGCAGGCGGAGATCCTCGATCTCGCCCTCGAGCTCAAGAAGGACCGCTGGGCGGACAAGAGCCTCGCCGGCCCGCAGACCGTCGCCGTGATCTTCGACAAGTCGTCCACCCGGACGCGCGTCTCGTTCGCCGTGGGCATCGCCGACCTCGGCGGCACCCCGCTCATCATCTCCACCGCGAGCAGCCAGCTCGGCGGGAAGGAGACGCCGTCCGACACGGCGCGCGTCCTCGAGCGCCAGGTCGCCGCGATCGTGTGGCGCACGTACGCGCAATCGGGCCTGGAGGAGATGGCCGCCGGCACCCGGGTCCCCGTGGTCAACGCACTGTCCGACGACTTCCACCCGTGCCAGCTCCTCGCCGACCTGCTGACGATCCGCGAGCACAAGGGCGATCTGAAGGGCCTCACGCTGACGTTCTTCGGCGACGGCCAGAGCAACATGGCGCACTCCTACGCGCTCGCCGGCGTCACGGCGGGCATGCACGTGCGCATCGCCTCTCCGGAGGATTACGCGCCGCGCGCCGACGTGATCGAAGCGGCCGACCGCCGCGCCGGGGAGACCGGCGGATCGATCACGCTCTTCACCGATCCGGTCGAGGCGGCCGCGGGCGCTGACGTCGTCGTCACCGACACCTGGGTATCGATGGGCAAGGAGGAGGAGAAGCTCGCGCGGATCCGCGACCTCGGCGGCTACAAGGTCACGCCGGAGACGATGGAGCTCGCGCACGACGACGCGATCTTCATCCACTGCCTCCCCGCCGACCGCGGCTACGAGGTCGACTCCGCCGTCATCGACGGTCCGCAGAGCGTGGTCTGGGACGAGGCGGAGAACCGTCTGCACGCCCAGAAGGCCCTGCTGGTCTGGCTCCTCGGGAAGAAGGACGCGTGA
- a CDS encoding acetylornithine transaminase, giving the protein MTVWQDDAARDLVLNAGERLALLTRGEGSYLWDAEDRRYLDFLAGIAVTSLGHAHPVFVDAVSRQAATLAHVSNYFATPPQLALAARLKRLAGAGIDGRVFFSNSGAEANEAAFKLARLHGGAERPRILALENGFHGRTMGSLALTAKESMRAPFAPMPGGVEHIPATIDALEAAMDDRVAAVIVEPIQGEAGVVELPEGYLAAARSLTLAHGALLIVDEIQTGAGRTGAWFGFSHEGITPDAITLAKGIGGGFPIGALVTYGAASALFTPGSHGSTFGGNPLATAVADAVLAEIERADLVDNAARRGAELREIILGIDSPLIEGVRGRGLLVGVALTQPVAGAVVAAAQDRGLIVNAANPETVRVAPALTIGDAELAEFRELFTAALSDVHSSATGKVPA; this is encoded by the coding sequence ATGACCGTCTGGCAGGACGACGCGGCACGTGATCTCGTGCTCAACGCGGGGGAGCGCCTCGCGCTGCTGACCCGCGGCGAGGGCTCGTACCTGTGGGACGCCGAAGACCGACGCTACCTCGACTTCCTCGCCGGCATCGCGGTGACCTCCCTCGGGCACGCGCACCCGGTGTTCGTCGATGCGGTGTCGCGGCAGGCCGCCACCCTCGCGCACGTCTCCAACTACTTCGCGACCCCGCCGCAGCTCGCGCTCGCGGCCCGGCTCAAGCGCCTCGCCGGCGCGGGGATCGACGGTCGGGTCTTCTTCTCGAACTCGGGTGCCGAGGCCAACGAGGCCGCGTTCAAGCTCGCCCGTCTGCACGGCGGCGCGGAGCGTCCCCGAATCCTGGCGCTGGAGAACGGCTTCCACGGCCGCACGATGGGCTCGCTCGCGCTCACGGCCAAGGAGTCCATGCGCGCGCCGTTCGCTCCGATGCCCGGAGGGGTCGAGCACATCCCGGCCACGATCGACGCGCTGGAGGCCGCGATGGATGACCGGGTCGCCGCCGTCATCGTGGAGCCGATCCAGGGTGAGGCCGGCGTCGTCGAGCTCCCCGAGGGCTACCTCGCCGCCGCGCGCTCGCTGACCCTCGCACACGGAGCCCTGCTCATCGTCGACGAGATCCAGACAGGGGCAGGACGGACCGGCGCCTGGTTCGGGTTCAGCCACGAGGGCATCACGCCCGACGCCATCACGCTCGCGAAGGGCATCGGCGGCGGGTTCCCGATCGGCGCCCTCGTCACCTACGGCGCCGCGAGTGCCCTGTTCACGCCCGGCTCGCACGGCTCCACCTTCGGCGGGAACCCGCTCGCGACGGCCGTGGCGGACGCGGTGCTGGCCGAGATCGAGCGCGCCGACCTCGTCGACAACGCCGCGCGCCGCGGAGCCGAGCTGCGGGAGATCATCCTGGGCATCGACTCCCCGCTGATCGAGGGCGTCCGCGGCCGCGGACTCCTCGTCGGCGTCGCGCTCACCCAGCCCGTGGCGGGTGCGGTGGTCGCCGCCGCCCAGGACCGCGGTCTCATCGTCAACGCCGCCAACCCCGAGACCGTGCGCGTCGCGCCGGCACTCACCATCGGCGACGCGGAGCTGGCGGAGTTCCGCGAGCTGTTCACCGCCGCTCTCTCCGACGTCCACTCCTCCGCCACTGGAAAGGTCCCCGCATGA
- the argB gene encoding acetylglutamate kinase, translating into MTDIQDTTPDIAAQKATTLIESLPWLRKFRDQIVVVKYGGNAMVSDELQEAFAQDIAYLRYVGVQPVVVHGGGPQISDMLQRLEIPSEFKGGYRVTNTEAIGVVRMVLTGQVNPQLVSKINSHGPIATGLSGEDAGLFGGRRRGVLIDGEEVDLGRVGDVVQVDPTPVLDHLAAGRIPVVSSIAPDLDHPGQSLNVNADAAAAALAVALGARKLVILTDVPGLYADWPNRDSLVSHLTSGALVEMLPRLESGMIPKMRACLDAVEGGVDAAAIIDGRVPHSVLVELFTSKGIGTEVVLGEKGATA; encoded by the coding sequence ATGACCGACATCCAGGACACCACGCCGGACATCGCGGCCCAGAAGGCGACCACCCTCATCGAGTCGCTGCCGTGGCTGAGGAAGTTCCGCGACCAGATCGTCGTCGTCAAGTACGGCGGCAACGCGATGGTCTCGGACGAGCTGCAGGAGGCCTTCGCCCAGGACATCGCGTACCTCCGCTACGTCGGCGTGCAGCCGGTGGTCGTGCACGGCGGTGGGCCGCAGATCTCCGACATGCTCCAGCGGCTGGAGATCCCCAGCGAGTTCAAGGGCGGGTATCGCGTCACCAACACCGAGGCCATCGGCGTCGTGCGGATGGTGCTCACGGGCCAGGTGAACCCGCAGCTCGTGTCGAAGATCAACTCGCACGGCCCCATCGCCACCGGCCTCAGCGGTGAGGACGCCGGGCTCTTCGGCGGCCGCCGCCGCGGTGTCTTGATCGACGGCGAGGAGGTGGACCTCGGCCGCGTGGGCGACGTGGTCCAGGTCGACCCGACGCCGGTGCTCGATCATCTCGCCGCAGGGCGGATCCCGGTCGTGTCGAGCATCGCGCCCGACCTCGACCACCCGGGGCAGTCGCTCAACGTCAACGCGGATGCCGCGGCTGCTGCGCTCGCCGTGGCCCTCGGTGCGCGCAAGCTCGTCATCCTCACCGACGTGCCGGGGCTGTACGCCGACTGGCCCAACCGGGACTCGCTCGTGTCGCATCTGACGTCGGGCGCGCTCGTGGAGATGCTGCCGCGCCTGGAGTCGGGCATGATCCCGAAGATGCGCGCATGCCTCGATGCGGTCGAGGGTGGCGTCGACGCGGCCGCGATCATCGACGGACGGGTCCCGCACTCGGTGCTCGTCGAACTGTTCACCAGCAAGGGAATCGGGACCGAAGTGGTCCTGGGAGAGAAAGGGGCGACGGCATGA
- the argJ gene encoding bifunctional glutamate N-acetyltransferase/amino-acid acetyltransferase ArgJ, translated as MSVTAPAGFEAAGVAAGLKSTGKPDVAVVVNRGPRKVGAAVFTSNRAKANPIIWSQQAVADRVVEAVVLNSGGANCFTGSFGFQTTHQTAEKAAELLGISAGDVLVCSTGLIGTGDEVFREKVLAGTAQAITELSSDGGESAAHAIMTTDTVAKTAVVTRDGWTIGGMAKGAGMLAPGLATMLVVLTTDAVLEPLQADEALRRATGRTFDRLDSDGCMSTNDQVTLLANGASEVAPDLDDFAEALTTLCQELAVKLQGDAEGASHDITIEVQHAVSEQDAVEVGRSVARNNLFKAAIFGNDPNWGRVLAAIGTTAAQFDPYDVDVWMNGVRVCTAGGPDRPREEVDLTPRATHLMIDLKVGEATATVLTNDLTHDYVHENSAYAS; from the coding sequence GTGAGCGTCACCGCCCCCGCAGGATTCGAGGCGGCCGGAGTCGCCGCCGGACTCAAGTCCACCGGCAAGCCCGATGTCGCCGTCGTCGTCAACCGCGGCCCCCGGAAGGTCGGGGCCGCCGTCTTCACGAGCAACCGCGCCAAGGCCAACCCCATCATCTGGTCCCAGCAGGCCGTCGCGGACCGCGTGGTCGAGGCCGTCGTCCTCAACTCCGGCGGGGCGAACTGCTTCACCGGCAGCTTCGGGTTCCAGACGACCCACCAGACCGCGGAGAAGGCGGCCGAGCTGCTCGGCATCAGCGCGGGCGACGTGCTCGTCTGCTCCACGGGGCTCATCGGGACGGGCGACGAGGTCTTCCGCGAGAAGGTCCTCGCCGGCACCGCGCAGGCGATCACCGAGCTGAGCTCGGACGGCGGGGAGAGCGCCGCGCACGCCATCATGACCACGGACACGGTTGCGAAGACCGCTGTGGTGACCCGCGACGGCTGGACAATCGGCGGCATGGCGAAGGGCGCGGGCATGCTCGCCCCGGGTCTGGCGACGATGCTCGTGGTGCTCACCACCGACGCCGTGCTCGAACCGCTCCAGGCCGACGAGGCGCTGCGTCGGGCGACGGGACGCACGTTCGACCGCCTCGACTCGGACGGCTGCATGTCGACCAACGACCAGGTGACGCTGCTCGCCAACGGCGCCTCCGAGGTCGCCCCCGATCTCGACGACTTCGCCGAGGCGCTCACCACGCTCTGCCAGGAGCTCGCGGTCAAGCTGCAGGGCGACGCGGAGGGCGCGAGCCACGACATCACGATCGAGGTGCAGCACGCCGTCTCCGAGCAGGATGCCGTCGAGGTCGGCCGCTCGGTGGCCCGCAACAACCTGTTCAAGGCCGCCATCTTCGGCAACGACCCGAACTGGGGACGCGTGCTCGCGGCGATCGGCACCACGGCCGCGCAGTTCGACCCGTACGACGTCGACGTGTGGATGAACGGCGTCCGCGTGTGCACCGCCGGTGGCCCGGACCGCCCGCGCGAGGAGGTCGACCTGACGCCGCGAGCGACGCACCTGATGATCGACCTCAAGGTCGGGGAGGCCACCGCCACGGTCCTCACGAACGACCTCACCCACGACTACGTGCACGAGAACAGCGCCTACGCCTCATGA
- the argC gene encoding N-acetyl-gamma-glutamyl-phosphate reductase → MTYSVAVSGASGYAGGEILRLLAAHPDVEIRTVTAHSNAGQPLVAHQPHLRSLAHLTLQDTTPEILAGHDIVFLALPHGQSGQYTDALGDTPLVIDAGADHRLTSSTEWDAFYGGAFHEPWTYGVPELLVGGGKQREALRGATRIAAPGCNASTVSLSLAPGVAAGVIDPGDIVSVLAVGPSGAGKSLKTNLLASEILGSANPYAVGGTHRHIPEIRQALAAARPSTGSGPSTGSGPSTGSGTQDIRISFTPVLVPMSRGILATSTAPIVEGVSDAEIRQAWESAYGDETFVQLLPEGTFPRTADVLGANTAFVGLAIDRAANRVTVVTAVDNLVKGTAGAAVQSMNIALGLPETRALSVNGVAP, encoded by the coding sequence ATGACGTATTCCGTCGCCGTCTCCGGCGCCTCCGGCTACGCAGGCGGCGAGATCCTGCGCCTCCTGGCCGCACATCCCGACGTCGAGATCCGCACCGTCACGGCGCACTCGAACGCCGGACAGCCCCTCGTCGCCCATCAGCCGCACCTCCGCTCGCTCGCCCACCTCACGCTGCAGGACACCACGCCGGAGATCCTCGCCGGACACGACATCGTGTTCCTCGCCCTCCCGCACGGCCAGTCCGGACAGTACACGGACGCCCTCGGCGACACCCCGCTCGTGATCGACGCCGGGGCCGACCACCGACTCACCTCCTCGACGGAGTGGGACGCCTTCTACGGCGGGGCGTTCCACGAGCCCTGGACGTACGGCGTGCCCGAGCTCCTCGTCGGAGGGGGCAAGCAGCGCGAGGCGCTCCGCGGCGCGACCCGGATCGCCGCACCCGGCTGCAACGCCTCCACGGTGAGCCTCAGCCTGGCCCCCGGTGTCGCGGCCGGCGTGATCGACCCGGGCGACATCGTCTCCGTCCTGGCCGTCGGCCCGTCCGGGGCGGGCAAGAGCCTGAAGACGAACCTCCTCGCCTCCGAGATCCTCGGCTCCGCCAACCCGTATGCGGTGGGCGGCACGCACCGCCACATCCCGGAGATCCGACAGGCGCTCGCCGCCGCCCGCCCTTCGACAGGCTCAGGCCCTTCGACAGGCTCAGGCCCTTCGACAGGCTCAGGGACCCAGGACATCCGGATCTCGTTCACCCCGGTCCTCGTCCCGATGTCGCGCGGCATCCTGGCGACCTCCACGGCGCCGATCGTCGAAGGGGTGAGCGACGCCGAGATCCGCCAGGCGTGGGAGAGCGCCTACGGCGACGAGACCTTCGTGCAGCTGCTCCCGGAGGGCACCTTCCCCCGCACCGCTGATGTTCTCGGGGCGAACACGGCCTTCGTCGGCCTCGCGATCGACCGCGCCGCGAACCGCGTGACGGTGGTCACCGCCGTCGACAACCTCGTCAAGGGCACCGCCGGAGCTGCCGTCCAGTCCATGAACATCGCGCTGGGGCTTCCCGAGACCCGCGCCCTCTCAGTGAACGGAGTCGCCCCGTGA
- a CDS encoding bifunctional hydroxymethylpyrimidine kinase/phosphomethylpyrimidine kinase, whose translation MTVDLSLYLVTDRALCGARGVVATVREAVAGGVRIVQLRDKEATDEETVVQLLALSAAIDGRALLVVNDRLDAAVEARRRGARVDGVHLGQADASVLRARELLGPEALIGLTANTSAHLDEVAALPPGTVDYLGVGVIRPTRTKPDHPAPLGIDGFAAFVARSPLPCVAIGGVDLEDAAALREAGASGIAVVSALCAAEDPRAAAAAFRRHWFARAVPHVLSIAGSDPSGGAGIQADLKAIAANGGYGMAALTALTAQNTQGVRAVHVPPAEFLRAQLDAVADDIRIDAVKIGMLADGEVIRTVAAWLRTTQPPIVVLDPVMIATSGDRLLDPDAERELRGLLSLATVVTPNLAELAVLAGREVAGWADALAAAQELSADTGTAVLVKGGHLPGDEAPDALIDTAAGTHVEFPGARIMTENTHGTGCSLSAALATRLARGDDPATAVRAARAWLRESLRAADDLEIGRGHGPIHPFAGLWARGGVETRSTPEEVAVAWWDETAAIRRDIDALPFVRALADGTLDRDAFVFYLAQDALYLREYARVLAEASRLAPTPDEQAFWAEAAHGAIRGELELHASWLTPETGVSGATFATEPAPATIAYLDHLRSVAFGGDYAALIAAVLPCFWLYTDLGERLHAGAFGAAPRDPRHPYASWLATYADPAFAEGTRQAVAHVAAAAARTDDIGRERMRRAFLTSSAHERAFFAAPVARAVV comes from the coding sequence ATGACCGTCGACCTGTCCCTGTACCTCGTCACCGATCGGGCGCTGTGCGGCGCACGCGGGGTGGTCGCGACCGTGCGAGAGGCCGTCGCCGGCGGCGTCCGCATCGTGCAGCTGCGCGACAAGGAGGCGACGGACGAGGAGACCGTCGTGCAGCTCCTCGCCCTGTCCGCGGCCATCGACGGTCGCGCGCTGCTCGTTGTGAACGATCGCCTCGATGCGGCCGTCGAGGCCCGTCGTCGCGGTGCCAGGGTGGACGGGGTGCACCTCGGCCAGGCGGATGCCTCGGTGCTCCGCGCGCGCGAGCTTCTCGGCCCGGAGGCGTTGATCGGGCTCACGGCGAACACCTCCGCGCACCTCGACGAGGTCGCCGCCCTGCCGCCGGGCACGGTGGACTACCTCGGGGTCGGCGTCATCCGCCCCACGCGCACGAAGCCCGACCATCCGGCGCCGCTCGGCATCGACGGCTTCGCCGCATTCGTGGCGCGCAGTCCGCTGCCGTGCGTCGCGATCGGTGGGGTGGACCTGGAGGACGCGGCGGCGTTGCGTGAGGCCGGCGCGTCCGGCATCGCGGTGGTCTCGGCGCTGTGCGCGGCAGAGGACCCCCGGGCCGCCGCCGCGGCCTTCCGGCGACACTGGTTCGCACGGGCGGTGCCGCACGTGCTCAGCATCGCCGGCAGCGATCCGTCCGGAGGTGCGGGCATCCAGGCCGATCTCAAGGCGATCGCCGCGAACGGGGGCTACGGCATGGCAGCCCTCACAGCCCTGACCGCGCAGAACACGCAGGGCGTCCGCGCCGTGCATGTCCCTCCCGCGGAGTTCCTGCGGGCGCAGCTCGACGCTGTCGCCGACGACATCCGCATCGACGCCGTGAAGATCGGCATGCTCGCGGACGGGGAGGTGATCCGCACGGTCGCCGCCTGGCTCCGGACGACGCAGCCCCCGATCGTCGTGCTGGACCCCGTCATGATCGCCACCTCGGGAGACCGACTGCTCGATCCCGACGCAGAGCGCGAGCTGCGGGGCCTGCTCTCCCTGGCGACCGTGGTCACCCCGAACCTCGCCGAACTCGCCGTCCTCGCGGGGCGCGAGGTGGCGGGCTGGGCGGACGCGCTCGCCGCGGCGCAGGAGCTGTCGGCCGATACGGGGACCGCGGTGCTGGTGAAGGGTGGGCATCTGCCCGGGGACGAGGCACCGGACGCCCTGATCGACACGGCAGCCGGTACGCACGTGGAGTTCCCCGGGGCGCGCATCATGACGGAGAACACCCACGGCACCGGCTGCTCGCTGTCCGCGGCTCTGGCCACACGACTGGCGCGGGGCGACGATCCCGCGACCGCGGTCCGCGCCGCGCGCGCCTGGTTGCGGGAGTCCCTCCGCGCGGCGGACGACCTGGAGATCGGGCGAGGACACGGCCCGATCCATCCCTTCGCGGGACTCTGGGCACGCGGCGGGGTCGAGACCCGGTCGACGCCGGAGGAGGTGGCCGTGGCCTGGTGGGATGAGACTGCCGCGATCCGCCGCGACATCGATGCGCTGCCCTTTGTGCGTGCGCTCGCCGACGGGACGCTCGACCGCGATGCCTTCGTCTTCTACCTCGCGCAGGACGCCCTGTACCTTCGCGAGTACGCCAGGGTGCTCGCGGAGGCGTCGCGCCTCGCCCCGACCCCGGACGAGCAGGCGTTCTGGGCCGAGGCAGCGCACGGCGCGATCCGCGGCGAGCTGGAGCTGCACGCGTCGTGGCTGACACCGGAGACCGGCGTGAGCGGCGCCACCTTCGCCACCGAGCCCGCCCCGGCGACGATCGCCTACCTCGACCACCTGCGCTCGGTCGCGTTCGGCGGCGACTACGCCGCACTGATCGCGGCCGTGCTGCCGTGCTTCTGGCTCTACACCGACCTGGGGGAGCGACTCCATGCCGGAGCGTTCGGCGCGGCGCCCCGCGACCCCCGGCATCCCTACGCGTCGTGGCTCGCGACCTACGCGGATCCGGCCTTCGCGGAGGGCACGCGGCAGGCCGTCGCGCATGTCGCCGCTGCGGCCGCGAGGACCGACGACATCGGCCGGGAACGGATGCGGCGCGCCTTCCTCACCTCGAGCGCACACGAACGCGCCTTCTTCGCCGCACCGGTCGCGCGCGCTGTCGTGTGA
- the thiM gene encoding hydroxyethylthiazole kinase yields MSDPVRPQSVLDLAVTAGRLRKEVRATPPLTHCITNAVVTGFTANVLLALGAAPAMVDIVGEAEPFAAAASGLLINLGTPTPEQRAASREAVAGALAAGTPWVLDPVAIGTLPVRTALAHELAALRPTAIRGNASEILALAGHSSGGRGVDATDGTEAAAAAARELAHRYGSLVAVSGPVDLLTDGERVIRIANGHELLTRVTGGGCALGAVMAAFLGVARGSATDALTAVAAATLVYTVAAEQAAEISRGPGSFAVALLDALSAVTPADLRARARVEEEAR; encoded by the coding sequence ATGAGCGATCCTGTGCGTCCGCAATCCGTCCTCGACCTCGCCGTCACGGCGGGAAGGCTGCGGAAGGAGGTCCGGGCCACGCCGCCGTTGACGCACTGCATCACGAACGCCGTCGTGACGGGGTTCACCGCCAACGTGCTGCTGGCGCTCGGGGCGGCGCCGGCCATGGTCGACATCGTCGGCGAGGCCGAGCCGTTCGCCGCTGCCGCCTCGGGGCTTCTCATCAACCTCGGGACGCCGACCCCGGAGCAGCGGGCGGCGAGCAGGGAGGCCGTGGCGGGAGCGCTCGCCGCCGGCACGCCGTGGGTACTCGATCCCGTTGCGATCGGCACCCTCCCGGTGCGGACGGCGCTCGCGCACGAGCTCGCCGCGCTGCGCCCCACCGCCATCCGCGGCAACGCGTCGGAGATCCTCGCGCTGGCCGGACACAGCAGTGGCGGCCGCGGTGTCGACGCGACGGACGGGACCGAGGCGGCTGCTGCGGCGGCCCGCGAGCTCGCCCACCGGTACGGTTCCCTGGTCGCCGTCTCGGGCCCGGTCGACCTCCTCACCGACGGGGAGCGGGTGATCCGCATCGCCAACGGGCATGAGCTCCTCACACGGGTGACCGGCGGCGGGTGTGCCCTGGGCGCGGTGATGGCGGCGTTCCTCGGGGTGGCCCGTGGCTCCGCGACAGATGCGCTGACGGCGGTGGCCGCGGCGACCCTCGTCTACACGGTCGCAGCCGAGCAGGCAGCGGAGATCTCCCGCGGACCGGGCAGCTTCGCCGTCGCACTGCTCGACGCCCTGTCCGCCGTGACTCCGGCGGACCTCCGCGCCCGCGCCCGCGTCGAGGAGGAGGCCCGATGA